The Acinetobacter sp. GSS19 genome includes a region encoding these proteins:
- a CDS encoding efflux RND transporter periplasmic adaptor subunit, translated as MMSAKLWAPALTACALATSLALVGCSKDPKEAQQAAAAQKMPPTEVGVLVAQAQAVEQTVELSGRTSAYQISEVRPQVSGIVLKRLFAEGSYVRQGQALYEVDSRTYRADADNARAAVQRAQANLNMLRTKEGRYSQLVNSNAISKQEYDDIVAQVRLAEADLNSARAQLKNAEINLGYSVIRAPISGQTGRSTVTAGALVTANQADPLLTIQQLDPIYVDINQSSAELIRLRQQLSQGNLNNSNNTTVKLKLEDGSTYPVEGKLAFSDASVDPQTGSVTLRAVFSNPSSLLLPGMYATAQIVQGVIPNAYLIPQPALTRLPTGQAVVMIANAQNKVESRPVETSGTQGANWIITKGLQNGDKVIVDGVAKVKPDAQVVVKPYTPKTAPTAQPQQQPSGSKATVAPKAST; from the coding sequence ATGATGTCGGCTAAGCTTTGGGCGCCTGCCCTTACTGCTTGCGCATTAGCCACAAGTCTGGCACTTGTGGGTTGTAGCAAAGACCCGAAAGAAGCACAGCAAGCTGCTGCTGCACAAAAAATGCCACCTACTGAGGTTGGTGTTCTAGTGGCTCAAGCTCAGGCCGTCGAACAGACTGTAGAACTGTCTGGCCGCACCTCAGCGTATCAAATTTCTGAAGTTCGCCCACAAGTGAGCGGCATTGTCTTAAAACGTCTGTTTGCCGAAGGCAGCTACGTCCGTCAGGGGCAAGCGCTGTATGAAGTGGACTCACGAACTTACCGTGCGGATGCCGATAACGCCCGTGCTGCGGTACAACGCGCCCAAGCCAACCTCAACATGTTGCGGACCAAAGAAGGCCGTTACAGTCAGCTGGTCAACTCCAATGCCATTTCCAAACAGGAATATGATGACATCGTGGCGCAAGTGCGTCTGGCAGAAGCCGACCTGAACTCAGCACGCGCACAACTGAAAAATGCCGAGATCAATCTGGGCTATTCAGTGATTCGTGCGCCAATTTCAGGTCAAACCGGACGTTCAACCGTCACAGCGGGTGCCTTGGTAACTGCGAATCAAGCTGATCCGTTGCTGACCATTCAACAGCTGGATCCGATTTACGTCGACATTAACCAGTCGAGTGCTGAACTGATCCGATTGCGTCAGCAATTGAGCCAAGGTAATCTCAATAACAGCAACAACACCACGGTCAAGTTAAAGCTTGAGGATGGCAGCACCTATCCAGTTGAAGGTAAATTGGCTTTCTCGGATGCCAGTGTTGATCCGCAAACCGGTTCTGTCACTTTGCGCGCCGTTTTCAGCAACCCAAGTAGTCTGTTATTGCCGGGCATGTATGCCACGGCACAAATCGTGCAAGGCGTGATTCCCAATGCCTATCTGATTCCACAACCTGCCCTGACCCGTTTACCGACAGGTCAAGCCGTAGTGATGATTGCCAATGCACAAAACAAGGTAGAAAGCCGTCCGGTTGAAACTTCTGGTACGCAAGGAGCCAATTGGATCATCACCAAAGGTCTGCAAAACGGCGATAAAGTGATTGTGGATGGCGTCGCCAAAGTGAAACCGGATGCACAGGTCGTGGTTAAACCTTATACGCCAAAAACAGCACCGACAGCGCAGCCACAACAGCAACCATCAGGCTCAAAAGCTACCGTAGCTCCGAAAGCATCCACTTGA
- a CDS encoding phosphatase PAP2 family protein — MPYRLIFVGCCLLGLSELIRHLPAFSGWDMILLDWMHTYRMPLLDTLATWLSYLGGMPFVLLFSLFWAIQLACDKKYSTALFLGLAILSSSVIGWLLKWWIARPRPPEMYHLVNNYGDSFPSVHSVYAATLATCAVLIFHRHRYRRYIMLLAMIWLVLMGISRIYAGVHYPTDVLAGWSIGFIWISLLWLWLSPGSLSKNELILDKNLKR, encoded by the coding sequence ATGCCATACCGCTTGATTTTCGTGGGCTGCTGCTTACTTGGACTCAGTGAACTGATCCGGCATCTGCCTGCATTTTCAGGCTGGGATATGATCCTGCTCGACTGGATGCACACCTATCGAATGCCGCTACTGGATACCTTGGCAACCTGGCTTTCTTACCTGGGCGGCATGCCTTTTGTATTGCTGTTTAGCCTGTTTTGGGCCATACAACTGGCGTGTGATAAAAAGTACAGCACCGCACTATTTCTTGGTTTGGCGATTCTCAGCAGTAGCGTGATTGGCTGGCTGCTCAAATGGTGGATTGCTCGTCCTCGTCCGCCAGAAATGTATCATTTGGTCAATAATTATGGTGATTCGTTTCCCAGTGTGCATAGTGTTTATGCCGCAACGCTAGCGACCTGTGCCGTGCTCATTTTTCATCGGCATCGTTATCGTCGCTACATCATGCTGCTCGCCATGATCTGGCTGGTGTTGATGGGAATCTCTCGGATCTACGCAGGTGTACATTATCCGACTGATGTATTGGCGGGTTGGAGTATCGGTTTTATTTGGATTTCTCTGCTTTGGTTGTGGCTCAGCCCCGGCAGCTTAAGCAAAAACGAATTAATTTTAGATAAGAATCTAAAGAGGTGA
- a CDS encoding site-specific recombinase: MQITLYDLFEKMQQQLEQKQAVVNKQLIIELINRIRPADSQNPEEIQLKFNALIQALLRIPTAAATLQHFLVRLINQYKQTSLYAESGILPLDGFWNQLMQRMGAYLLPVIQDQQQLRYLIGEIFYQPSDPEWLAQIDLSCWTQLFELLSDDNSIQTECQSIQQEILKAITVLSYRISGIALYPEFINAQPDLTEYESPFLVQNREINEFISNFKQSCLQHPQSCALFMPDASQAFVMFEQCRDVVLKIRRATKRIGVSLSLTYLLSLLEQCLDRIELLLHLLVDAPRDRYQAMANLLKAVAAAHYSEQSVRDLLSTNSQLIALQVTENASRTGEHYVSSDKAGFFSMFKAAAGAGVIIASMASLKTLAARMSMAPLMQAFVYSMNYSLGFMLIHVLHFTVATKQPAMTAAALAATVQQRKGSKSAQLIELAALIVNIIRTQFIAILGNISIAIPTAALIALLWQGSLHEPLMTHTKATQMLHDLDPFTSLAIPHAAIAGVCLFLSGLIAGYFDNMAVYRKVGPRLKMHMSLRLLLGQERLDKLADYIERNLGALAGNFLFGIMLGSMGTLGFILGLPLDIRHIAFASANFIQGLININGTPDLGLIIVSFLGVLLIGLTNLFVSFTLTIIVALRARQVHFEQWKPLAKLVLTHFLTRPSEFFWPPKQPTEKAENAPPPSKNS, encoded by the coding sequence ATGCAGATTACCCTCTACGATCTATTTGAAAAAATGCAGCAACAGCTTGAGCAGAAACAGGCTGTTGTCAATAAACAACTGATCATTGAACTGATCAATCGCATCCGTCCTGCAGACAGCCAAAATCCAGAAGAAATCCAGCTCAAGTTTAATGCCCTGATTCAGGCATTACTGCGGATTCCAACGGCAGCAGCGACCTTACAACATTTCCTCGTTAGACTGATCAATCAATACAAACAGACCAGCTTGTATGCCGAAAGCGGCATCTTGCCACTTGATGGCTTCTGGAACCAGTTAATGCAGCGAATGGGAGCCTATCTGCTCCCCGTCATTCAGGATCAACAGCAGCTTCGCTACCTGATTGGCGAGATTTTTTATCAACCGAGTGATCCTGAATGGCTGGCACAGATCGATTTGTCCTGCTGGACTCAGCTGTTTGAACTGCTCAGTGATGACAACAGTATACAAACTGAGTGCCAGAGCATTCAGCAGGAAATCCTGAAAGCGATCACGGTGCTGTCCTATCGTATCAGCGGGATAGCCCTGTACCCTGAATTCATTAATGCACAGCCCGATCTGACAGAATATGAATCCCCGTTCCTGGTACAGAATCGGGAAATTAACGAATTTATCAGCAACTTTAAACAGAGTTGCCTGCAACATCCCCAGAGCTGTGCGCTCTTCATGCCAGATGCCTCACAGGCTTTTGTGATGTTTGAACAATGCCGCGATGTGGTACTGAAGATTCGTCGTGCCACCAAACGGATCGGGGTCAGTCTAAGCCTGACTTACTTGCTGTCGTTGCTGGAACAATGTCTGGATCGCATTGAACTATTGCTGCATCTGCTGGTCGATGCCCCTCGGGATCGTTATCAGGCGATGGCGAACTTGCTCAAAGCGGTTGCTGCTGCCCACTACAGTGAACAAAGTGTGCGGGATTTACTGTCGACCAACAGTCAATTGATCGCTCTACAGGTCACCGAAAATGCCAGCAGAACGGGCGAGCACTATGTCAGTAGCGACAAGGCCGGTTTTTTCTCGATGTTTAAAGCGGCAGCGGGTGCCGGCGTGATTATTGCCAGCATGGCCAGCCTGAAAACCTTGGCTGCGCGAATGAGCATGGCACCCTTGATGCAGGCCTTTGTCTATAGCATGAATTATTCACTGGGTTTTATGCTGATCCATGTGCTGCATTTTACGGTTGCAACCAAACAGCCTGCGATGACTGCAGCCGCACTGGCAGCCACGGTGCAACAGCGTAAAGGTTCTAAAAGTGCCCAGCTTATAGAGCTAGCAGCTCTGATCGTGAATATTATCCGTACGCAGTTTATTGCGATTCTGGGCAATATTTCGATTGCCATTCCCACGGCGGCACTGATTGCCCTGCTTTGGCAGGGCAGCCTGCATGAACCGCTCATGACACATACCAAAGCCACGCAGATGTTGCATGACTTAGATCCCTTTACCTCACTCGCCATTCCACATGCCGCGATTGCTGGCGTCTGTCTGTTCCTGTCTGGTCTGATTGCGGGTTATTTTGACAACATGGCAGTCTATCGCAAGGTCGGACCACGCCTGAAAATGCACATGTCCCTGCGTTTACTGCTTGGTCAAGAACGACTGGACAAACTGGCAGATTATATTGAACGTAATCTAGGGGCACTGGCAGGTAATTTTCTGTTTGGCATTATGCTGGGCAGTATGGGCACGCTGGGATTTATTCTAGGGTTGCCGCTCGATATCCGCCATATTGCCTTTGCCTCGGCCAATTTCATCCAAGGCCTGATCAATATCAATGGTACGCCAGATCTTGGCCTGATCATCGTGTCTTTTTTAGGCGTATTACTGATCGGTCTCACCAACCTATTTGTCAGCTTCACCCTCACCATTATTGTGGCCTTACGCGCACGGCAAGTCCATTTTGAACAGTGGAAGCCACTGGCCAAACTGGTACTGACGCATTTTCTGACCCGTCCAAGTGAGTTCTTCTGGCCCCCGAAACAACCGACTGAAAAAGCTGAAAACGCACCTCCTCCCTCAAAAAACAGTTAA
- the sdsA gene encoding All-trans-nonaprenyl-diphosphate synthase: MAIDFKQDILAPVANDFAAMDQFINEGISSKVALVMSVSKHVVEAGGKRMRPIMCLLASRACGETDLADARKLAAIIEMLHTATLVHDDVVDESSLRRGRPTANATWNNQTAVLVGDFLIARSFDLLVNFNNFDLLKDFSTGTCEIAEGEVLQLQSQHQPDTTEETYLKIIHGKTSRLFELATEGAAILCGKPEYREALRCFAGHFGNAFQIIDDILDYTSDAETLGKNIGDDLMEGKPTLPLIAALKNTTGDDHQIIRRSIATGGVEQLEQVIAIVKHSGALDYCRQRATEETERACAALTILPDSEYRQALHNLAQMALHRIQ, translated from the coding sequence ATGGCCATCGACTTTAAGCAAGATATTCTCGCTCCTGTTGCTAACGACTTTGCTGCGATGGATCAATTCATTAATGAAGGCATTAGTTCAAAAGTGGCACTGGTCATGTCGGTGAGCAAACATGTGGTCGAAGCGGGCGGCAAGCGCATGCGACCGATTATGTGCTTGCTGGCCTCGCGTGCCTGTGGTGAAACCGATTTGGCCGATGCACGTAAACTGGCGGCCATTATTGAAATGTTACATACTGCCACCTTGGTACATGATGATGTCGTCGATGAGTCCTCTCTGCGTCGTGGCCGTCCAACGGCGAATGCCACCTGGAACAACCAGACCGCGGTATTGGTCGGTGATTTTCTGATTGCACGTTCTTTTGATCTGCTGGTGAATTTTAATAACTTTGACTTACTCAAAGATTTCTCCACCGGTACCTGTGAAATTGCAGAAGGTGAAGTGCTGCAGTTACAGTCCCAGCATCAACCGGACACCACAGAAGAAACCTATCTGAAAATTATTCATGGCAAAACTTCGCGTTTATTTGAACTGGCAACGGAAGGGGCTGCCATCTTGTGCGGCAAACCTGAATATCGTGAAGCCCTACGCTGTTTCGCTGGCCACTTCGGTAATGCCTTCCAGATTATTGACGATATTCTGGATTACACTTCAGATGCTGAAACCCTCGGTAAAAATATCGGCGATGACTTGATGGAAGGTAAACCCACCCTGCCCCTAATCGCTGCATTAAAAAATACGACAGGTGACGACCACCAGATTATTCGTCGCAGTATTGCCACCGGTGGCGTTGAACAGCTCGAGCAGGTCATTGCCATTGTCAAACATTCAGGTGCTCTGGATTACTGCCGTCAACGTGCGACAGAAGAAACCGAACGTGCCTGTGCTGCACTTACCATTCTGCCAGACAGCGAATACCGCCAGGCCCTGCACAATTTGGCGCAGATGGCCTTGCACCGTATCCAATAA
- the rplU gene encoding 50S ribosomal protein L21 → MYAVIQSGGKQHRVVEGETLKVELLKAETGSTITFDDVLMVVNGDSIQIGAPVVAGAKVTAEVVGHGRHDKIRIVKMRRRKHYRKQQGHRQWFTELKITGISG, encoded by the coding sequence ATGTACGCAGTAATCCAAAGCGGTGGTAAACAGCACCGTGTAGTTGAGGGTGAAACCCTTAAAGTTGAATTATTGAAAGCTGAAACTGGTTCAACGATTACGTTTGATGACGTATTGATGGTTGTAAATGGTGACAGCATTCAAATCGGTGCTCCAGTTGTTGCTGGCGCTAAAGTAACTGCAGAAGTAGTTGGCCATGGTCGTCACGACAAAATCCGCATCGTAAAAATGCGCCGTCGTAAACATTACCGTAAACAACAAGGTCACCGTCAATGGTTTACCGAGTTGAAAATTACTGGTATTTCAGGCTAA
- the rpmA gene encoding 50S ribosomal protein L27 has protein sequence MASKKAGGSTRNGRDSNPKMLGVKVYGGQAVTAGNIIVRQRGTEFHAGANVGMGRDHTLFATADGVVKFEVKGQFGRRYVTVETV, from the coding sequence ATGGCATCTAAAAAAGCCGGTGGTTCGACACGTAACGGTCGTGATTCAAACCCTAAAATGCTTGGTGTTAAAGTTTACGGCGGTCAAGCTGTAACTGCTGGTAACATCATCGTTCGTCAACGTGGTACAGAATTCCATGCTGGTGCAAACGTAGGTATGGGCCGTGACCATACTTTATTTGCTACTGCTGACGGCGTAGTAAAATTCGAAGTGAAAGGTCAGTTTGGCCGTCGCTACGTAACTGTTGAAACTGTATAA
- the lolA gene encoding outer membrane lipoprotein chaperone LolA, protein MNMLRKTLCVMALGTVILAPVMTTAVYAAPVAASEQQATASLVRQLSGIRSLTANFEQTTKATTNKAKQQKGLTAQHMNQTFRGEMKVERPGKFFWQTTTPAKQTIVTSGKTVWIYDPDLEQAVRQTLDEQVSNTPALLLSGNTSQIMKSYRVTQPNKAKTYYTLYPKNREGAFQSLTISFGANKAPSLMILQDSLGQTTYVKFNNVQVNSKIAASTFNFTPPKGTDIIDQ, encoded by the coding sequence ATGAACATGCTTCGTAAAACCCTGTGTGTGATGGCTTTAGGTACAGTGATATTGGCACCTGTAATGACCACGGCAGTATATGCTGCACCTGTTGCAGCATCGGAGCAGCAAGCAACCGCCAGTTTAGTGCGCCAGTTGAGCGGAATTCGCAGTTTAACCGCGAATTTTGAGCAAACCACCAAGGCCACCACCAATAAGGCCAAACAGCAAAAAGGCCTGACGGCTCAACACATGAATCAGACCTTTAGAGGAGAGATGAAGGTAGAGCGTCCAGGTAAGTTTTTCTGGCAAACCACAACCCCAGCCAAACAGACCATTGTGACTTCAGGCAAAACGGTCTGGATTTATGATCCTGATTTAGAACAGGCAGTCCGTCAGACATTGGATGAACAGGTATCTAATACCCCAGCCTTGTTGTTGTCGGGGAATACCAGCCAGATCATGAAATCATATCGGGTCACTCAACCAAATAAAGCGAAAACCTATTACACCCTGTATCCGAAAAACCGTGAAGGTGCCTTCCAAAGCTTGACCATCAGTTTTGGCGCCAACAAGGCACCGAGCTTGATGATCTTGCAAGACTCACTCGGACAAACCACCTATGTTAAATTCAACAATGTACAGGTGAATAGCAAAATTGCGGCCAGTACCTTTAATTTCACACCACCTAAAGGCACAGATATTATTGATCAATAA
- a CDS encoding RsiV family protein, with translation MTYRPLGSGIIVLLMLGLAACQPKPDASAPSAKQSASAQSAQPANSTLPLIEARVVPVKVSKTESCNAQGCTQYDLQTVQTNVAWIDQYFLQRIQKSQPNAFDGKPNQKVNVQPDQPQLNQSSIYVRYLGQNHTIASFALENYTYSAGAAHGLYHQEFVNFDLNKKKRLQLTDVIKPGVEHALLQQLYDANALWLEQHEIDRSRLQLSDNFYYGVNGIIFVYPLYELASYAEGMSELTLPYSLARQLIKTEYLPALPKYPQP, from the coding sequence ATGACGTACAGACCGCTCGGCAGTGGAATCATAGTTTTATTGATGCTTGGTCTGGCTGCCTGTCAGCCTAAACCGGATGCATCTGCACCTTCGGCGAAACAGTCTGCCTCTGCCCAATCTGCACAGCCTGCCAATTCGACTTTGCCGCTGATAGAAGCGCGTGTGGTACCTGTTAAGGTTAGTAAAACGGAATCCTGTAATGCACAAGGTTGTACGCAGTATGACTTGCAAACGGTACAAACCAATGTGGCCTGGATTGATCAATATTTCCTGCAACGGATTCAAAAATCTCAGCCCAATGCCTTTGATGGTAAGCCTAACCAGAAAGTGAATGTTCAACCTGATCAACCACAGCTCAATCAGAGTTCAATCTATGTGCGTTATTTAGGGCAAAATCATACCATCGCAAGCTTCGCACTGGAAAATTACACCTACAGTGCTGGGGCAGCCCATGGTTTATATCATCAGGAATTTGTCAATTTTGACCTGAACAAGAAAAAGCGTCTGCAGTTGACTGACGTGATCAAGCCGGGTGTCGAACATGCTCTGTTGCAGCAGTTGTATGATGCCAATGCCCTGTGGTTGGAACAGCATGAAATTGACCGCAGTCGATTGCAACTCAGTGATAACTTTTATTATGGCGTCAATGGCATCATCTTTGTTTATCCATTGTATGAGCTCGCCTCTTATGCTGAAGGCATGAGTGAACTGACTTTGCCGTATAGTTTGGCACGCCAGTTGATCAAAACCGAGTACTTGCCGGCTTTACCTAAATATCCTCAGCCTTAA